caaaactTGTCtgtttgcttcttcttctttttttaggggaaaCTGAATGTAATTACGTTGACCAGTATTCTATACTGGTGCTGTGTGTATCAATTTTTAAGTAGTTTTGTTAATCTGCTACTATGTTACAATCCACTTTTGCATTATGAGGAGGAATATTTAAGAGATTATGTTTAATGGGATTGTTGTAGAACCTAACATAAAGTGTAGATCCCATATTGCTTTTAACCCTTTGGACCTCCTattatgtgagaggaggaagtatTGCTCCAAAGTATTGAGTATTTACTCGATTTTAATTCCCTATTTGAAGTTtgagtatttaaatataattctggtttctctttgtttttattggGCGGTTATTTTCCGTTGTATACTGTTCCTGTTATGCAGATTATGTTTTTGCTTGTTGGATGCATATTAATGTGTCTTGTTTGATTATGGAATCTGGGTTTcacctcttttttttgggtgctttcTTTTATATCTGATATCTTGTTTTTTGCAGTTACAACGGCCAATCAAGCGGTCATAGCACTGGAAATGTTGAGGGAGAATAGAGACAAGTTTGACCTGGTTATCAGTGATGTGAATATGCCAGACATGGATGGTTTCAAGCTCCTTGAGCTAGTGGGCCTTGAAATGGACCTTCCTGTCATCAGTAAGCATCAtcttcttatttgttttttgagatATAACTCTAGAGTAAATTGGTTTTGTGTCCCCAAAACCTGTGTTGAATTTTGTAATAGATGTAAGGTCAAAGGCTTCTAGTTGAAGTGGAAGGATTTTTCTTGTGACCTGGTTATCATTTAGTACTCAATGTGAGAAATAGATACTTGTTGTTTCAGAATTTTGGTTAATTGGCTTAATTTTGCCTTTCCATGTGGTTCCAGTGTTGTCAGCTCATAGTGATACCAAGCTTGTGATGAAGGGAATTACTCATGGTGCTGTTGACTATTTGTTGAAACCTGTTCGGATTGAAGAGCTCAAAAACATATGGCAACATGTGatccggaaaaaaaaaattgaacccaAGGACCAAAACAAGTCCCCCAATGAAGACAAGGCTCGCCATGGTAACAGCGAGAGTGGACAAGGTGCCTCATCATTGGGTATTGCAGATCAGAATGGGAAAAACAGTAGGAAGCGGAAGGACCAAAATgaagacgaggaagaagaaggtgatGAAAATGGAAATGACAGTGAAGACCCATCAAGCCAGAAGAAGCCACGGGTAGTTTGGTCTGTAGAGCTGCACAGAAAGTTTGTGGCAGCTGTAAATCAATTGGGACTTGAAAGTGAGTCTCTGCTACAagaaagtaaaaatttaaatttcctGACTAAAGAATCATGCCTGATGTCTTTTAATTCTAATGCAGAGGCTGTTCCTAAGAAAATTCTTGACCTGATGGATGTTGAAGGACTTACAAGGGAAAATGTGGCAAGCCATCTGCAGGCACagatctttctcttttcttcctcATGTTTAAGAACAAATCTAATATCGTTATGCTTTTTCATTGAGAAATTCTTGACTTAGAAAGCTTTTTGAGCTTAGGAGCAACATTCGATTTTGGTTAGATAAATTAGTATTGTGTTTAACTTGAAGGCTGTTAATATTGTCAAATATTTGATCATTTGGAAACCTTTCAAAAATGAATCTGAAAAAGGAACACGGTTCCTGTTAAGCTATACTGattcttatttaaattatttgtaatattttcaaTAAGCTGCTGTTTGGGACGACCCCTAAACCCTGCTATGATAAAATAAAACCCTCCTTTTTAACTGAAGAGTTGGAGAGTGAGTTTAGATTTTTTTGCATGGTACAAAACATGGGTGGATTAGGAGAATTTTGATGTTTGAGTTATAACTGAGGGAATTTCTTACTTTATCAAAGATAAGAGTGATTAATTTTGTATCAGCTGTAGTCTGTGCAATTTGGGAATTTAGTAATTGATTGGCTGTCCCAAATAGCTGGGGAGGTGCTCAGCTTACATGAAAAAATTGGTTTACATATAACCTAATGGAAACAACTCACTTTATTTTGGAcatctaagaaaatataatgatttACAATGCAGTGGCATCTTTTAATTTTACTGTCTTATCTGATGTTGCAGAAATATAGGCTCTACCTGAAAAGAATCAGTAGTGTGGCAACTCAGCAAGCTAATATGGTTGCTGCATTGGGGGGTAAAGATTCTTCTTACCTGCGCATGGCCTCACTAGATGGATTCGGAGAGTTTCGCAACTTGGCTGGATCTGGAAGGCTCTCTAGCTCAACTCTATCATCATATGCACCAAGTGGGATGTTTGGTAGACTCAACTCCCCTGCTGGTTTGAACATTCGAGGAATTACTTCTTCTGGACTTATACAACCGAGCGGTCAAAACTTGTCCAGCTCCATCAATACTTTTGGGAAGCTCCAGCCAACTTTATTGCCTCCAAACCAAAGTGCAGGTTTATATCAAGGGATTCCGACATCATTAGAGCTTAACCAGTTGCAACAGAGCAAGTGCGCTACAGGCATTGGAGATTTTGATCCCATTAAGGATTCAACAGGTTTTACTGTCTCTGGTAGTTTCCCTGACAATAGAGTGACTGTTGGTTGCTCAAGTAGTTTATTATCCAGGGCCTCAAGCAGTCCTTTGATGTTACAAGGGAACTCACAACAAACACATAATAGGGGAGCATTTGGAAATCAATCTTCTCTTGGAGTGGCTTCACTGAATCCAGAATCTTTTGACCTAAGCATTGGTGGTTCATCTAATTTTGTGAATCATAATCGAAGTGATGAAAGCTGGCAGGGTGCGGTTCAGTTATCCAGATTTTCATCAAAT
This genomic stretch from Castanea sativa cultivar Marrone di Chiusa Pesio chromosome 1, ASM4071231v1 harbors:
- the LOC142621614 gene encoding two-component response regulator ORR23-like isoform X1, whose product is MTVEDQRGGVVSKDVSHYDKFPVGMRVLAVDDDPICLKLLDTLLRKCQYQVTTANQAVIALEMLRENRDKFDLVISDVNMPDMDGFKLLELVGLEMDLPVIMLSAHSDTKLVMKGITHGAVDYLLKPVRIEELKNIWQHVIRKKKIEPKDQNKSPNEDKARHGNSESGQGASSLGIADQNGKNSRKRKDQNEDEEEEGDENGNDSEDPSSQKKPRVVWSVELHRKFVAAVNQLGLEKAVPKKILDLMDVEGLTRENVASHLQKYRLYLKRISSVATQQANMVAALGGKDSSYLRMASLDGFGEFRNLAGSGRLSSSTLSSYAPSGMFGRLNSPAGLNIRGITSSGLIQPSGQNLSSSINTFGKLQPTLLPPNQSAGLYQGIPTSLELNQLQQSKCATGIGDFDPIKDSTGFTVSGSFPDNRVTVGCSSSLLSRASSSPLMLQGNSQQTHNRGAFGNQSSLGVASLNPESFDLSIGGSSNFVNHNRSDESWQGAVQLSRFSSNALPLSEPFNHDQMASNNLGISSTSPHIGNSPLEFPSTNVVSGRLGDSGDVCQEGLIGNVVHNITYTSKQRWEEYKQDYNPNMNHSFSDINSMVSNNGIVSPLGRSLDQNSAICGRSFDVSLIGQLNGGALSNAQHSEFENSAVDAKIKSNEDCLLGQTKSQDGFIQNGYESLDDIMNAMMKREQNQTVLSDGEFGINAYSLGSCI
- the LOC142621614 gene encoding two-component response regulator ORR23-like isoform X2, which codes for MTVEDQRGGVVSKDVSHYDKFPVGMRVLAVDDDPICLKLLDTLLRKCQYQVTTANQAVIALEMLRENRDKFDLVISDVNMPDMDGFKLLELVGLEMDLPVIMLSAHSDTKLVMKGITHGAVDYLLKPVRIEELKNIWQHVIRKKKIEPKDQNKSPNEDKARHGNSESGQGASSLGIADQNGKNSRKRKDQNEDEEEEGDENGNDSEDPSSQKKPRVVWSVELHRKFVAAVNQLGLEKAVPKKILDLMDVEGLTRENVASHLQKYRLYLKRISSVATQQANMVAALGGKDSSYLRMASLDGFGEFRNLAGSGRLSSSTLSSYAPSGMFGRLNSPAGLNIRGITSSGLIQPSGQNLSSSINTFGKLQPTLLPPNQSAGLYQGIPTSLELNQLQQSKCATGIGDFDPIKDSTGFTVSGSFPDNRVTVGCSSSLLSRASSSPLMLQGNSQQTHNRGAFGNQSSLGVASLNPESFDLSIGGSSNFVNHNRSDESWQGAVQLSRFSSNALPLSEPFNHDQMASNNLGISSTSPHIGNSPLEFPSTNVVSGRLGDSGDVCQEGLIGNVVHNITYTSKQRWEEYKQDYNPNMNHSFSDINSMVSNNGIVSPLGRSLDQNSAICGRSFDVSLIGQLNGGALSNAQHSEFENSAVDAKIKSNEDCLLGQTKSQDGFIQNGYESLDDIMNAMMKRTVLSDGEFGINAYSLGSCI